Proteins encoded together in one Diabrotica undecimpunctata isolate CICGRU chromosome 3, icDiaUnde3, whole genome shotgun sequence window:
- the LOC140435857 gene encoding uncharacterized protein, which produces MSEREALRIFNIPRATISYRKSEKFHYKITHGPDPFLSKDEEEQLKLWIFHCQNRGFPVRVDDIKDSVKSFLESNPRVNPFVENRPGRTWLSAFLKRNPNISLRTSEGVTSASLNINQRDITKWFDNIKSYLNKKGLSDVLQDPTRIFNGDETCFYLCPKNKKVLAMKGSRNVYEIEHNPNVNLTVIFTFSAIGNILPPMIIYPHKRLPNDILTAVPNSWGIGLTENG; this is translated from the coding sequence ATGAGTGAGCGAGAAGCAttaagaatttttaatattcccaGAGCCACTATAAGTTACCGGAAAAGTGAAAAATTTCATTACAAAATAACCCATGGACCAGATCCATTTCTTTCGAAGGATGAAGAGGAACAACTGAAACTCTGgatttttcattgtcaaaatCGAGGATTTCCTGTTCGTGTTGACGACATTAAGGACTCCGTTAAATCATTTTTAGAGAGTAACCCTAGAGTTAATCCATTTGTTGAAAATAGACCAGGTAGAACATGGCTATCAGCATTTCTAAAGCGCAATCCAAACATTTCGCTAAGGACTTCAGAGGGAGTGACATCAGCAAGTTTAAACATTAACCAAAGGGATATTACCAAATGGTTTGACAACATAAAAtcttatctaaataaaaaaggaCTTTCAGACGTTCTTCAAGACCCAACAAGAATCTTCAATGGTGACGAGACATGTTTTTATCtatgtcccaaaaataaaaaggttttggcTATGAAGGGTTCCAGAAACGTCTATGAAATTGAACATAACCCAAACGTTAACTTAACAGTTATATTCACATTTTCTGCAATAGGCAATATTTTACCTCCTATGATAATTTATCCCCATAAAAGATTGCCAAATGATATACTAACTGCTGTGCCGAATTCGTGGGGTATTGGTTTAACTGAAAATGGTTAG